One window of the Hemitrygon akajei chromosome 5, sHemAka1.3, whole genome shotgun sequence genome contains the following:
- the LOC140728604 gene encoding actin-related protein 3, protein MAGRLPACVVDCGTGYTKLGYAGNTEPQFIIPSCIAIKESAKVGDQAQRRVMKGVDDLDFFIGDEAIDKPTYATKWPIRHGIVEDWDLMERFMEQVIFKYLRAEPEDHYFLLTEPPLNTPENREYTAEIMFESFNVPGLYIAVQAVLALAASWTSRQVGERTLTGTVIDSGDGVTHVIPVAEGYVIGSCIKHIPIAGRDITYFIQQLLRDREVGIPPEQSLETAKAVKERFSYVCPDLVKEFSKYDTDGTKWIKQYTGVNAISKKEFTIDVGYERFLGPEIFFHPEFANPDFTQPISEVVDEVIQNCPIDVRRPLYKNVVLSGGSTMFRDFGRRLQRDLKRTVDARLKLSEELSGGKLKPKPIDVQVITHHMQRYAVWFGGSMLASTPEFYQVCHTKKDYEEIGPSICRHNPVFGVMS, encoded by the exons GTATTGCAATCAAGGAATCTGCAAAGGTTGGTGACCAGGCGCAAAGGAGGGTGATGAAAGGAGTTGATGATTTGGATTTCTTCATAGGGGATGAAGCAATAGACAAACCTACTTATGCAACAAAG TGGCCTATTCGTCATGGCATTGTTGAAGACTGGGATCTGATGGAGAGATTTATGGAACAGGTTATTTTTAAATACCTTAGGGCAGAACCAGAAGACCATTATTTTCTTTTG ACTGAGCCTCCATTAAATACACCTGAAAATAGAGAATATACTGCTGAGATTATGTTTGAATCTTTCAACGTACCAGGTCTTTACATCGCTgtccag GCTGTCCTTGCCTTAGCTGCCTCATGGACGTCTCGACAAGTTGGTGAGCGAACGTTGACTGGAACAGTTATTGATAGTGGGGATGGTGTCACTCATGTTATTCCAGTG GCTGAAGGTTATGTGATTGGTAGCTGCATTAAACACATTCCTATTGCTGGTCGAGATATTACATACTTCATCCAACAACTTTTGAGAGATCGAGAAGTGGGTATACCCCCGGAACAGTCCCTGGAAACTGCAAAGGCTGTAAAG GAACGCTTCAGTTATGTCTGCCCAGACTTGGTGAAAGAGTTCAGCAAATATGACACAGATGGTACCAAATGGATCAAACAATATACTGGAGTCAATGCCATCTCTAAGAAAGAATTTACCATTGATGTAGGCTATGAGCGATTCTTGGGCCCTGAAATTTTCTTTCACCCAGAG TTTGCGAATCCTGATTTCACACAGCCCATTTCAGAAGTAGTTGATGAAGTTATTCAGAACTGCCCTATTGATGTTAGACGTCCACTGTATAAG AATGTTGTCCTCTCTGGTGGCTCAACCATGTTTAGAGATTTTGGACGCCGTTTACAACGGGACCTAAAGCGGACAGTGGATGCCAGGCTCAAACTTAGTGAAGAATTGAGTGGTGGAAAACTAAAG CCTAAACCAATTGATGTTCAAGTGATCACACACCACATGCAGCGATATGCAGTTTGGTTTGGAGGGTCCATGCTAGCATCCACT ccGGAGTTCTACCAGGTATGCCACACCAAAAAAGATTATGAGGAGATTGGCCCCAGCATTTGTCGCCATAACCCTGTCTTTGGAGTCATGTCTTAA